A window of Dromiciops gliroides isolate mDroGli1 chromosome X, mDroGli1.pri, whole genome shotgun sequence contains these coding sequences:
- the LOC122733478 gene encoding uncharacterized protein C8orf48-like, translating into MPDVYVVPGGASPEMPREDSHQSEVEGSSVHSSYSSETFESFTEEEVKEEVAEEEQCQLIEGKAPGSLASSEECLTESSASGSQAVSKKLMPSLKDGDEPLKTLDPAALEEKLSQKWIQHLKAKESPVGQPQADGRPQAGPRPRADVVEASESEEDALQAFYATKIKVIRHQLSSQETKGSSLPRQQQGLGAEKPVTDERNDCVVPRQLINRISQQNLRMAPNKASAVKEHKCSRCPECTKKRGELSQLTFLRQKKTFLESALLKQKMEEHRHTKDFLSFIGEIHESLPKLSDDPETIWKRLNARGQVG; encoded by the exons ATGCCAGATGTGTATGTGGTCCCGGGTGGAGCCTCGCCAGAGATGCCCAGGGAGGATTCTCATCAGTCAGAAGTGGAGGGTAGCAGTGTCCATTCCAGCTATTCCAGTGAGACCTTTGAGTCCTTCACAGAagaggaggtgaaggaggaggtGGCAGAAGAAGAACAATGTCAGCTGATTGAGGGGAAAGCCCCCGGCTCCTTGGCCTCTTCTGAAGAATGCCTGACCGAGTCTAGTGCCTCTGGGAGCCAAGCTGTGAGCAAGAAGCTGATGCCAAGCTTAAAGGATGGAG ATGAGCCCTTGAAGACATTGGACCCTGCTGCTTTGGAAGAGAAATTGAGTCAAAAGTGGATCCAGCATCTCAAGGCCAAAGAAAGTCCTGTTGGACAGCCCCAGGCTGATGGACGACCCCAGGCAGGCCCCAGGCCCCGAGCAG ATGTCGTGGAAGCATCAGAGAGTGAAGAGGATGCTCTGCAGGCTTTTTATGCCACTAAGATAAAGGTGATTCGTCATCAGCTGAGCTCTCAGGAGACAAAGGGCAGCAGCCTGCCGAGGCAGCAGCAAGGACTGGGTGCAGAGAAGCCAGTGACAGATGAGCGGAACGACTGTGTTGTTCCTCGTCAGCTGATCAACAGAATCTCTCAGCAAAACCTGAGGATGGCACCCAACAAG GCATCAGCAGTTAAAGAGCACAAGTGTTCCCGGTGCCCAGAGTGTACCAAGAAGAGAGGAGAACTCTCCCAGCTGACCTTTCTGCGACAGAAAAAGACCTTCCTAGAGTCGGCTCTGCTCAAACAGAAAATGGAAGAGCACCGCCATACCAAA GACTTTCTCAGCTTCATTGGAGAAATCCACGAAAGCCTTCCCAAGCTTTCAGATGACCCAGAGACCATCTGGAAAAGATTAAATGCTCGAGGTCAGGTTGGGTAG